From the Kribbella sp. CA-293567 genome, the window CCGTGAAGCTCGCGGCGGCGACGCGGGAGCACACGGCCGTCCGGTACGGCGCCAGCCCGCGAGGCAGCATCGCGCTCGTCCGGGCTGCCCGGGCCTTCGCCGCGACCGACGGCCGGGCCTTCACCACACCGGACGACGTCAAGGAGGTGGCCATGGCAGTGCTCGCCCACCGGCTGGTCCTCACCCCGGACGCCGAGCTGAGCCAGCGTCCACCTTCGTCGGTGGTGGACGAGGTGCTCGCGGCGACTCCGGCGCCGACCGCAAGCGTCGGACTGGCCTAGGCCTGGACCGGTTCCGGATCCGAGCTGGACACCTGGGCTCTACTTTGAACGTCATGATCGAGATCACCGCTCGGCCGCGTCGAGCGGCCGGCGAGGCAATCAGCCTCGACGGCGATGGACTGGTGAGGCTGCGATGCGACTGACAGGACGCGGTGTCGCGGTGCTGCTGGCATCGATTGCCGCCTATGTGCTGGGCGAGTTGGGCGGCTACGCCGTCTTCCGTGCCCTGGCCGGGATCGGCTTGGGCGCGTTGATCGCCGCGACCCTGTTGACGGTTCGGCAGCCCCACGTGTCGGTCCGGCGCGGGCTCACTCCTGACCGGGTGGAGCGTGGACGACCCGCGCTCGCCACTCTCCGGGTCCGCAACACCGGCGCCCGGTGGCAACCGGCGTTCAGTGCTCACGACTCCGCCGGCGACGAACGCCAACTGGTCCGGATCCGCCGGATCGCGCCGGCCGGCGAAGCGACGTACCGGTACGAACTGCCCACTGCGCGGCGCGGACGGATCCAGGTCGGACCGCTCACCCTGGAACGCACCGACCCGCTCGGCCTGGCGGTGAACCGGCTGCCCACCGGCGAGACGGCGACGCTGTGGGTGCACCCCAAGCGGCACCCGACCCGCACGGTCGTGGCCGGCCGGCCCCGTCACCATCACATCGGCAGGACGGCGGACGACTCGCTGCGCGGCTCGGCCGACCTGCGCGACGTCCGCCCGTACGTCGTCGGCGACGAGGTGCGGCACCTGCACTGGAAGGCCACCGCCCGGACCGGGCAGTTGATGGTCCGCGACTTCGTCGACCCCGACCAGCCCCGGTTGACCGTCCTGCTGGACACCCGCGCCGAGTCGTTGCCGGAGGCACCTTTTGAGGAGGCGGCCGAGGTGGCCGCGTCGATTCTGTTCGCGGCCTCGATGGCGGGGCACCGCTGCCGGCTGCTGACCTCGGCCGGTGCCGACCTGGCCGCGCCCGGAGGCGCGCTGGCCTCCCGGCAGTTCCTGGACGAGCTCTGCATCGCCCAGCGGACGGACGATCGCGCGGGGCTGCTACCGGCTTCGCTGACCACCGGACCGTCGAGCGGTGGCGCGATCGTCGTGGTGACCGGAGTCCGTGGCACCGCCAGTGACCTCGCGCCGCTGCTGGTGCGCTACAGCTCGGTGACGGTGCTCGGCCTGGGTCCGGTTCACGGCATCGCCCCGATTCTCGGTGCCCGGGTCATCTTGGCCTCCGATGCGGCCGAAGCGCTGAAGCAGTGGAGTGGGGTGATCGAGTGAGCACTCGTCGCCGTACTGCGGCCGTGCTGGGCTCGGCTCTGATCGCCGGGCTCTGCTTCGGGCCTGTGTTCGGTGTCAGATCACTGTTGGTGCCGGTCGCGGCGGTATGCCTGGTCAGCTACCTGATCACCGAGCTGTGCCGTGCAGTCCCTGCCCTGCTGGCCTGGCGTCCGATTCTGGTGGTCGTCGCGGGCCTCGTGGCGATCATCGAAGCCGTCCTGCGGGAGACGACGGTCGTGGGTCTGCCGACTGCCGATTCGATCGGTGCACTCGGCCGGGGACTGACCTCCTGGCAGTTGACGCTCGAGTCCACCTGGCCGGCCAGACCCGACCCCGATCTGGTGCTCTTCGTTCCTCTGCTGGTCCTACTGGCCTGCCTGCTGGGGTTGGAGCTTCTGGACCGGTTGCCACCGCTGGCAGCGATGCTTCCCGGCTTGGCGGTGCTCGGAGTCAGCCAGCTGTACATCGCGCTTTCGGGTTTTCCGGCAGTGGCGGTCGCCCTCGGGTACGGCGTGGTGGTCGCCGGGTTGCTGTTGCCGGATCGCGCTGCGGCTTCG encodes:
- a CDS encoding DUF58 domain-containing protein; this translates as MRLTGRGVAVLLASIAAYVLGELGGYAVFRALAGIGLGALIAATLLTVRQPHVSVRRGLTPDRVERGRPALATLRVRNTGARWQPAFSAHDSAGDERQLVRIRRIAPAGEATYRYELPTARRGRIQVGPLTLERTDPLGLAVNRLPTGETATLWVHPKRHPTRTVVAGRPRHHHIGRTADDSLRGSADLRDVRPYVVGDEVRHLHWKATARTGQLMVRDFVDPDQPRLTVLLDTRAESLPEAPFEEAAEVAASILFAASMAGHRCRLLTSAGADLAAPGGALASRQFLDELCIAQRTDDRAGLLPASLTTGPSSGGAIVVVTGVRGTASDLAPLLVRYSSVTVLGLGPVHGIAPILGARVILASDAAEALKQWSGVIE